One window of the Syngnathus typhle isolate RoL2023-S1 ecotype Sweden linkage group LG21, RoL_Styp_1.0, whole genome shotgun sequence genome contains the following:
- the th2 gene encoding LOW QUALITY PROTEIN: tyrosine hydroxylase 2 (The sequence of the model RefSeq protein was modified relative to this genomic sequence to represent the inferred CDS: inserted 2 bases in 1 codon; substituted 1 base at 1 genomic stop codon), with translation MAGAHTGXHLXSMKTEGSAAAQAAPFGARSQSLIEDARRERVGSPPGADPQVFEEKEGRVTLNVVFNLSNEKNVGFFKTGKIFEVISPFPNAGRFSVKIDSRVKCLSPLQTFDAKLLHVESRPGRRSKNGTSEFLEFLVKCEVHSSDLDVFINSLKRVVDNVRSIPEEKVPWFPRQIKDLDRCNLLITKFDPDMDKEHPGYTDPEYRKRRAFISELSYTYKQGDPLPEVEYTAEEIATWRQVYKRLRSVYPDLACRQFLDGLQQLESHCGYGEERVPQLRDISAFLKEKTGFQLRPVAGLLSARDFLASLAFRVFQCTQYIRHASAPMHSPEPDCCHELLGHIPMLADKEFAQFSQEIGLASLGASQEDIEKLSTLYWFTVEFGLCKQNGTVKAYGAGLLSSYGELVYALSNKPEYKAFNPEEAAVQPYQDQSYQPVYFVSESFEDAKIQLRKYSTTIKRPFAVRYEPITCSVEVLDGPSKIQNALRKTRDDLRMLQSALDKLGSS, from the exons ATGGCTGGAGCTCACACTGG GCATCTTTAAAGCATGAAGACGGAAGGCAGCGCGGCGGCTCAAGCGGCACCCTTCGGTGCTCGGAGCCAGAGTTTGATCGAGGACGCCCGGCGGGAGCGAGTCGGGAGTCCGCCGGGGGCGGACCCGCAGGTTTTTGAGGAGAAGGAGGGCCGGGTCACCCTCAACGTGGTGTTCAACCTCAGCAATGAGAAGAACGTGGGCTTCTTTAAGACAGGCAAAATATTCGAGGTAATCTCTCCCTTTCCTAACGCGGGTCGGTTCTCCGTGAAAATCGACAGCCGTGTGAAGTGTTTGTCACCTTTGCAGACCTTCGACGCCAAACTTCTTCACGTGGAGAGCCGGCCGGGCAGGCGGTCCAAGAACGGCACGTCCGAGTTCTTGGAGTTCTTGGTCAAGTGCGAGGTGCACAGCTCCGACTTGGACGTCTTTATCAACTCGCTGAAAAGAGTGGTGGACAACGTTAGGTCAATCCCGGAAGAAAAAG TGCCCTGGTTCCCTCGACAGATAAAGGACCTGGACAGATGCAACTTGCTGATAACCAAATTCGATCCCGACATGGACAAGGAGCATCCG GGCTACACCGACCCGGAATACAGGAAGCGCCGTGCCTTCATCTCCGAGCTGTCCTACACGTACAAACA GGGTGACCCGCTGCCCGAGGTGGAGTACACGGCGGAGGAAATCGCCACATGGCGGCAGGTGTACAAGAGGCTGCGGAGCGTTTACCCCGATCTGGCCTGCCGACAGTTCCTGGACGGCCTGCAGCAGCTGGAGAGCCATTGCGGCTACGGCGAGGAGCGCGTCCCTCAGCTCAGAGACATTTCCGCCTTCCTCAAAG AAAAAACGGGGTTCCAGTTGCGTCCGGTGGCCGGCCTGCTGTCGGCCAGGGATTTCCTGGCCAGCTTGGCTTTCCGGGTGTTTCAGTGCACTCAGTACATCCGCCACGCCTCGGCGCCCATGCACTCTCCTGAGCC GGACTGCTGCCACGAGCTGCTGGGTCATATCCCCATGCTGGCGGACAAAGAGTTTGCTCAGTTCTCTCAG GAGATTGGATTGGCCTCGCTCGGAGCGTCGCAAGAAGACATTGAGAAATTATCCACG CTCTACTGGTTCACCGTGGAGTTCGGCCTTTGCAAACAGAACGGAACGGTGAAAGCCTACGGCGCGGGACTTCTCTCGTCCTACGGAGAACTGGTG TACGCCCTGTCCAACAAACCCGAGTACAAGGCGTTCAATCCCGAGGAAGCCGCTGTGCAGCCGTACCAGGACCAAAGCTACCAGCCGGTTTACTTTGTCTCGGAAAGCTTTGAGGACGCCAAGATCCAATTGCG GAAGTACTCGACGACCATTAAACGACCCTTTGCCG